CAAAAATCAAAATTACTCCCCACTCCAAAACCCTCTCCCTTAATTCCTTCCCATCATCATGACTCACGCCATGGATCTAGATGAGTGGGAGTTCCTCCCTGATGCGGGATTTCTGGATTACCCCGAAAAAGATGATCCTGCCAAACAGACCCGCTCAGTCAGGCATAACCACAAACACCTGCGTGGTGTTGCTGGAGGCGGCGGCGGCTGGGGTTCCGAGCCCAAGCTCATCCTTGACATGAACTACTTCATATGCCCGTCGCCGGGAAACACAGTCGGGAGTATGCCGGAAAATTCGAAAAGGGTGTCTTCGGATCAATTCGTGTCGGTCCCAATTCAACTGGAACTCCCGCCGTTGCGGAAGAAGGGCGCCCGCGAAGCTGATGCAGACGGTGATTTCGATGGCGATGAGGTGGTGAAGAAAGAGATCACCGAGAGTGTTCCGATCGGAGTTCAAAATCCGGACGATCAGGACACTGTTTCTCAGGTTTTCTTCTTCAAGAAATCGAAGGAAACCGATCAATTTGTCGACATGAAAATGGACTCGCCCAGGTCCTCCGGCAGGGGTATCCTGCCGCCCCAAATTGACGCCAACGGCGCGTTTCAGTTTGAGGACGAAGGCGAGGCCGAGGAAGATCTGAAAGTGAAAATTGTGGAGAAGGAGGGAGTGACGGAGATGGGGGATTCAGAGATtggagaagaagatgaagagacTGGAGACAATGGGGGGAAGAGTATGAATATGTGGGTAAAGTGGGGATTGACGGGAATTGGGGCTCTCTGCTCATTTGGATTGGCTGCCACCACCATTTGCATTCTCATTTTTGGAACTCAAGAGAGAAGCAAGCAGTTCCCACAGAAGAAAAGGCTGCGCTATGAGATCCATGCCGATGACCAGGTAACATATATTCTGCAagttcatcatcatcatcatcttcttcttcttttattttcttatttttattatttatactcAAATTCACACACCCAGTTTGGGTTTTTAATCAGAGAGAATTTTCAGAATTTTAGACATGGTTTCTTTCTAAATCTAGAAATTTAGATAATGATAGTGTTTTTCTTTTGAATTATGCCCTGGATATTGGTACTTGGATTATAATGCAAATGTATTCTTTTATTGACTCACTTCTAATTAGttgcaaaaaaataatttttatagatAACTGGTTAATGgtagaaatgatttttatttttaaattttcaaataattactgaaacaaaattttaaagaaattatatgagaaattggaaatttcaaaaataatgaaGAAGTATTTTTTAATCTTCCTTTACaaattacaaaaaatttcaaaataaggTTGTATTTCTTTAGTAgtttaaaaagattaaaaaatgaATAGAAAAACCATTTTCTGCAAGTGAATAATGTCCCAATATTTTTTTTGCTTTCTAACTTTTTTCCACAAATATTGCAGAACAGAACTGAAAAATAGTAGACTTATTATAGTATGAAATTGCATTTAAATTCACCTAAATTCAATTTTAACGTCTGAAATCTATgcttcaaaagtatttttctctACATTTGCGTATAAAGAAGAAAGCATTTGAGTAGAAACAGAGAACATTGTGAAGTTTTATGTGTGTGTGATGCAGAGGATAAAGCAAGTGGTGAGGCATGCAACAAAACTGAATGAAGCAATGTCTGTGGTGCGAGGAGTTCCAATTGCCAGAGCTAATATTACATTTGGTGGTTACTATGATGGCCTTTAATTACATATGACATATGGCATATGGCATATGGGTAGGTGTTAAGTTctatatttgtatagttaagtTCTCTTCTCTGCATTTGCATTAAGAGTGAAGTCTGTCTGTGCTATGTAAGTTTGGTTACACGCTATAAATGAGTCATTGGAAGATGCTGTTGTGAATCCTGTCTGTGCTCTGTTCCATGCACTCTGTTTTTTGTTATTTATATAGGACATAAAATTTGCTGTTGAGTGGGTATAcattcctcttttttttttttgttgaagcaTGCTATTTATTATATTGGGCAAACTCTCTTTATAGACAAAtgaccaaaagaaaaaaaaaatatttaatttgtagATGTAAATTGAGTTTAGACCCACAAAATAAAATGAAGAGCACATGGGTCCACTGTCAAGAAATGCTAATATGGGCATCTATTACTATTATGGAAAGAAAATTTCCCttcattatttttggttttaggcTCGTTTGGAGGTCCGAAAACActgaagaaaggaaaagaaaatattaaggaatTCACATTTTTATGTTTTCTTACCAAGGAAAATGAAAAGTACACCAAATCTATGAACAAGTTTTGATTCTATGCATCATTCATATTTGACCTTTTCATATTTtgagtcatattaaaataaatttttatttttaatagtatttaatatagaaagaaaatataaagaaaaatgagtttcctctcccttttcttttctttccttctttcaaGTAAAATTCTTGATTCAGACAAAGCGTTAGTTTTTTAAAAACGTGTCGATAAATAGTGTTCTTCTCTATTTAAACTAATGAGAGtataatcataaaaatatattattcaataaaaaaaaataagaattgaTTTTTTTAAGTATTCGAGATGATGTTGTATGctttaaaaaaggaaaatggaCCAAAGTACAATcgttaaaaaataaatagtaggAATCTTGTTTGGgaacataaattttaaattttaaattttaaatttagatttatatggaGTTTGAACAAAttcaatatgattttttttaaaaaaaaaaattactacaTTTTACTTAAattaacaacaaaaaaaaaaaaatcaaatataaaccaTCAAACTCCCAAAAACCTATTGTGTAGTTTGAGAACCATAAAACATGTCTACTAGCTTGCTATAAAAAAATGATGTACTTTAATTCGTCACACATCAATTTTCTTTTGTTAATATTAAGTTCcgtaaggaaaaaataaaaatatgtaaaaattaattaataaaaataattttatataacactagcatttattttaaaaaatttttttaatcatattaaaatataaatttgttATTAATATATAAAGAGAAATAGTTAAACTAAACAAAGTCAAAGTTAAAGTAAGAAATTTGGATTGATAGCTTTCATTATTAGTTATTTGAATCTTATTCAATAAGATATGAGATgtgatattatatttatatattcttCTTTTAAAGAGTTACGGTGGGATCGAATCCATtccctttttccaaaaaaataatagtaaattattttttatttaattttttattatatttttttcttatcaCA
This Malania oleifera isolate guangnan ecotype guangnan chromosome 11, ASM2987363v1, whole genome shotgun sequence DNA region includes the following protein-coding sequences:
- the LOC131167862 gene encoding uncharacterized protein LOC131167862, which codes for MTHAMDLDEWEFLPDAGFLDYPEKDDPAKQTRSVRHNHKHLRGVAGGGGGWGSEPKLILDMNYFICPSPGNTVGSMPENSKRVSSDQFVSVPIQLELPPLRKKGAREADADGDFDGDEVVKKEITESVPIGVQNPDDQDTVSQVFFFKKSKETDQFVDMKMDSPRSSGRGILPPQIDANGAFQFEDEGEAEEDLKVKIVEKEGVTEMGDSEIGEEDEETGDNGGKSMNMWVKWGLTGIGALCSFGLAATTICILIFGTQERSKQFPQKKRLRYEIHADDQRIKQVVRHATKLNEAMSVVRGVPIARANITFGGYYDGL